The region AGAACATCACATCAGTAGTCCTTTACAGGCATTCTGTCACTAACATAATAATGATGAGGGTGATTATTATGATGTCGCTTAGTGCGCATGCTCAGAAGCGACGTTCTTTATACACGGAAGTGTCGCGTTTGCCTGTTGCTATGGCGACGCTATGCCGCCAATAACATCGTTTCATGTGGTTCATTCCATTTAGAAGTCATCAATAAAATTAACAAATGCATTTTTGATGTCTGAAGGTGCAAAGTAAGAAATTAAATACATTCTAAGCAAATATGTGAGATGTAAGTTTTTTAGTTACTTTGATTATATTTGAATTCAAATGAAGGATTCTGATTTAGATTAaggaatgaaacaaaaatgatgatcttaaatgtttataatgacaCATGGCCTTTTGTTCATTGATTAGAGCCACAACTTTGAACATGGCTATATGGCTGTGGTTAGATTGTGAATGTATTTTAGAAAATTCACAACAGAAATTTTATTCACTTCTGAACAACattagcattttaaataaaatcaaaggtAATGAAGGTCACAGGAAGCTGATCTGCAGTGCTGGACACCAGTTCTGGGAGAGGAGAAGTTTCGCTACCTAGCCATCAGAATTGCACTACTAAAGTTGACtgaacattaaaatataatgctGACAGTTTGTACTGTTTCCAGATAGCTAGTTCATTTACACAGGAGACTCTTAGTATTTTGATGTATTGTAACATTACATTCAACATTTATTGTCTTCTTAACTCTGAGTAAAGGAATGACTTTATAGGAACTAAATGTTCTGATCTTCTACAACACTGAAATTATTGCtaagattcattttaaataagatTAGTGTTATCAGTAGTACTTTGGCTACCTGTAGCTTTCGTGCTTCTGTTATGAGGTTGGTGCTGTGATTTTGCCCTGCTTATGCctctgtctctttgtttcttttgcatCCTGTGTGGATTCACACCTGAACTGTGTCCTAGGTCggatcattattattagtattattgaaCTCTCTTTGTTGGATtttgtcctgcgtttgggttccTCCCTAACACCTCCACACTGCTTACTGATAGTATCATCTGGCCAACAATGAACCCAGCAGGACCCCAGGAGATACAGTCCCTCCTCAACACTGTCCAAATCCTCTTCTGTACATGAACGCCAACTCAAGGACATTGCCTCAGCCACAAACAAACTAATTCGTTGCATGAGCCTGCTCACTACGGCCCAGGCCTCCTCATCATTACTGATGCCACTGGCTCAGCCTCCCCTACCCATGCTTGAGCAGACCCATTTAGaatggattttttaaaattgatgTAACCCTTATTATTTTGTCCACAATAACGTAAATGTCTTGACGTAATAATGGTTAAACTTAAATCATGGTTGGACAGATGGacacagaaaaaacagacttgcatattaaatattgttgGTACCCAGATTTtcatatcataataataataataataatataatatttatctcTCTTTTAGTAGTCAGtgttgtaaaaaaagaaaaacttcagGAAAACGTCAAATCAGGATTAGTCTTTTAACTTTAGActgtttaaattgatttaaaagcaaataaaaaggcaCATGCACATGAATTTACATTACAAATTGATTTCAGTCACACAGatataaattcagtaaaaaaaaaaaataataaaaaacaaaagtatgtTTCAGTAGAAGTCCCACTGTTAGGATTGCATTAAGCAGTGTCAGAGGGGTTTCAGAAAAACTGGAACGGGCAGTTCGTCCAGACTTTTGAAAAATTCACGAGAAGGTAGTTGAGCCAGAATTGTTTGCATAGCTAAGAGAAAGAGTGTCCCTGGAGTTCTTCCGACCAGGTAGTTAAACGTCTCCTCTCCCAGAACATTGGACCAGTACTCTGGATCATTTTTCAGTGAGCTCTTCATTTTGAACCGCAATTCAGGCTTGAACATGAGCAGCCTTTCCAGGCATAACATCTTGGCACGTGTGTTCACTTTGGAGGCTCGTAGCTGTTCCAGAATGAGATCCAGCGGTGTCATACCATCGCGATCCTCAGCTTGTGGTGAAGCCCCGCTTGCCAGTAACAGCATGACAGCATCTGAGTGTAACAGCTCACATGCCATATGGAGTGGAGTTCTGCCCTCGTCCATGTGCTCGCATTCTCCCCGGTTCATGTAGGACCAAGAAGTCTCTTGAAGAATGAGAGCCATTATTTCCTTCCTGTTGTAGTGGACAGCCAAGGCTAGGTGTGGAGCAGATGAATGACTGCAGCAGACATTCTCACCCCCAATTTTCCCAAAAAGACCCCGGGGGCCCCCCCCTTTTGGCCCCCAAACCccaaaattttttaaaaaaaaccccaattaaaaattttttcccccccaaaaatttttaaaaaaatttttttttcccccctttccccccccccaaaaaaaaaaaaaacccggttttccccccccctttttttaaaaattttttttttgggcccCCTTTAAAACCCCTTTGGAAACCGAAATTTGGTTTTTTagggtttttaaaaaagaaaaacccccgggtttttttttttttttttcaaaaaaaaaaatttttttttttttaaaaaagggggaaaaaaggggccccccaaaaaaaaaattttttttttaatattaaaaattttttttttttcccccccaaaaataaaaaaaataaaaaattttttttttaaaaaaaaaaatttaaaaaaaaaataaaaaaaaaatttttaaaatttttttttttaaaaaaaaaattttttaatttttttaaaaaaaaccagtttaaaaaattttaaaaaattttaaaaaagggaaaaatttaaatttttttcaaaaggggtttttttaaaaaatttttttaaattttttttttcttttcccaaaaCCAAACCCCCTTTTccttttggggaaaaaaaaacattttttttaaaaaaaaaaaaaaaaaaaaattggggtttttttttgtaggtttttttttaaaaagaaaaggggCCTTTTCCcccgggttttttttttcccccctttggccaaaaaaaaattattttttaatttaaaaattttaaaaaaaaaaatttttttttttacccttttttaaaaaggggggaaaatttttttaaaatttttttttttcccgttttttgggggaaaaaaattttttttaaaaatttttgggcattcaaaaggaaaaaaaggttttttaaaaaatttttttcccaaaaactttccccaaaaaaaatttaaaaaaaaatttttttttttccccaaaatttttttaaaaaaaaattttttgcttaaaaacccttttttttgggggaaaaaaaatttttttaaaaaaaaaatttccaaagttttaaaaaaaaaaaaaaaattttttaaaattttttttttttaaaaaaattttttttttgggggtttttaaaaaaaccgggttttttgccctttttccttttttccaaaaaatgggcccttttttaaaaaaattttttttaaaaataaatttaaaacctttaaaaaaaaaataaaaaaaatttttaaaacccaaaaaacccaaaaaaatttTGGAaaccccccttttttttaaaaaaatttttggaaaaattttttggggttttaaaattttttccttttttttttttttaaaaaaccctaaaaaaatttttttccccccaaaaaaaaatttcccccaaaaaaaaaaattttttttttcctttaaaaaaaaaataaaaccccctttttttttttaattttaaaattttttttggtttttttaatttaaaaagaaaaaaaaaaaaaataaaaaaaaaaaaattttttaaaaatttttggggtttttttaaaaaaaaaaaaaaaaattttttttttttttaaattttttaaaaaaacccttttttttttgtgcaataaGAAAATGTCCTGCGGCTCATCGCCGTCCATACTAATATCCTGCCAGACCCTACTCTTGACATTTAGATGGAGTCTTTTTATTTAACCCATTTGCCTAAAAGAAGTTCCAGTAATAATTTGAACTTACTTTGGAGTCGAGCCAGAAAGACGAGCTATTCCCGATTCATATTAAACACTTCAGTATACCTTTTAGCATCGGTTAAAAAGCAAAATGGATAATCTCCGACCATGTTGCTTTACTCGTTTTagataaaacacataaaaaaggCATACTATTTACTTTAATGATCAGCAAGATaattatagaaaaaatatacaaaaattacTGCGAAAAGCCCATCTGAGGATTCATTACAGTAGAGGTATTCGAAAACTGACGGAGTCTACACTTTGACAAACGAGTATGTTTGGGCGAATTTTCAAGAAATAAGATTGTTATTCCACCAGTAAAGCTTCTTCAGTATTAGAAAGACTCGTCATGACGTCACCTTCTTGAACGCAATCAGATTGAAcaacattaattacatttagattagattaaacttAGTTATGTCAAGATGAGACTCCTAGCGTGCTGGGAGTTCCCAATATTCATAGTAATCGATTCATAATACAACCACTATTAAATCTACTATACATACTATTGGGTTTGTGTACATTCGATTCTTCGGCTTCTCTGAAAAATATGAAGAGAATTATTCCTTAGTGCAGTGAGACATCTTATGAAGGAGTGATGTCTGCCAGTCTATGGCACCAAGCCCATAACTCATTACATTTGTGGTTCTCTTTGACATCATAATCAATGATTTATGTTGGCTAAGTATCATAAAATTCTACATTCAGTTACAtttgatatttgtttattattaaataaggaTTATTATAGATGACACAATGcatcatttacaataatatgGACTTTGTATAGAACATCTTTGAACATGCTATactgttaattaattattagaaAATTCACACGCATTTTTTGCTTTGAAcacttaattttaaaattaaatagtaAACGTATTAGACTTGACCAATCTACAAGAATTCATACCTACATCAATTGCATCTAGTAGAACATAAAATATATGCCTTACAGTTCTGTCATATATAGGTTTATAGACCTTATCTATGTAAGACTTCTTTACATGAATGTACTTGTAAAGGCAATATACGCAaatttactttcaaataaatttctatgttttaattaaagttaaaaattacAATGATTTTGTTTAAGGTTGCGTGATTCTATATTCtagaatatgtattttttttgttattactaATGTTCAATcggatttgatttgatttattggATGAAAATGGTCTCATCTAAACATGCTTTAGTATTGCCACAATGACGCAGCGGAGTAGTATAAATTCCAAATTTATCTTCTAAAACATAGTAATTAAATCAAGAAAAACGAACGTCTGCATCGACCATTCGGAGGACTCCTCATATTGCACTACTAGCTTCTAAAAATGAGTTTTTAGATACTATTTTTACAAAACTAATTTGATGTAAATTAATCAATTATGTTTACCTGAAAGAATTGgaataaatgtttacaatatttaaatattataaatattattcttttGTAGCGTTTGAAAGAAAAGTGGAAtcatcatgttttctttcttttaattgaTTAACATAAGGCCTGCcagaatttattaaattattcatcCATGATAtattcagtaaaaaaataaaaacaagtatgTTTCATAGAATCCCACTAGGATGCATTAAGCATTCAGAGGTTCAAAACTGAACGGGCATGCAACTGAAAAATTCACGAAAGTAGTTGCAATGTTGCTACTAAGGAAAGGTGTCCCTATTCTTCCAGGCATGGCAAAAAGCACCATCTGAGAACTCATTCACCAAGTATTGTGCGTATGCTCGGTGGTCGTGCACGATGGCATACATCAGTGCCTCAGACGGAGTGTATGTCCGTTGGTGGCTGCATTCTTCCCAGTGAAATATCTCCATGTACCGCATGTCTTCCAACATCTGCACAGGTTCATGTTGCTTTACAGCTTGGTAAAAAGAGAACTTGCGTTCATCGCACGTGCCACCCATCTTGCAGTCAGTCTACACCAGGTATTatgagaacatacagtatagaaatCATAGTATCCTTTCGGTTCTGCACTACATAATAAGAGAGGGTGTATATGTCGTGTGCGCATCTCAAGGACTTCTTATACCGAAGTTCCTTTGCCTGGCATGGCGACATGCGCAAAAATAAACATCGTTATGTGTCATTCCATTTAGAAGTcatcataaaatacatgatTTTGATTCTGAAGTAAGTAGAAATTAATCATTCTAACAATAGTGAGATGTAGTTTTTTTAGTTCtgatatttaattcaaataagGATTCTATTTAATtaagaatgaaacaaaaatatactaatgtttataaTACAATGCCTTTGTTCAGTGTAAGAAATAACATGGCATTGTGGTTGTTTAGTatagaaacaaagaaatttatctCTGAAATTCTTTATAAAATCAAAGGTATAAGGCACGAGCATCCATGTGACACATTTGAAGAAGTTGTACTCCATAATCACTTAAATTATGCATTAAATATGTGAGAATTTGATGTTTCAGTAGCTTTATTTACAAGGAgatttgattttgattattgaaataattaaatttattctCTACTTGAGTAAAGAATGACTTTATGGAATAAATGTTTGACTTCACAACATAAATTattctaaattatttaaataaatagttaagtCTTTGCTACCAGTTTGGGAGAGTTTGCTGTGATTGCCTCTAGctcttatttgtttttgcatccTGTATTAACCTGAATTGTCTAGTGGACATTATTATAGTTTATGACTCTACTTTGTGGATTTTGACTGTTTGTTCCTCCCTAACTCAATTTCTGTAGTATATCTGGCCATGATTCCAGAGACGCGAGCTCTCCCTCCTCACCTGTCAATCCTTTGTCTACGACAATCAAACCTTGGCTCGCACAAACAAACTAATTCGGGCAGAGCCGTACACGCCCACCTCCATCATTACTGATGCCACTCAGACCCTACCACAAACCTTTGATGGATGTAAAATTGATGCAACTGTAGTCCCACGATGTTGAGAATAAGGTTAAATTAAACATTTGCATAAGAAAGCTTGATATTAATATTGTTGGTAACAAatttcatataatatataattttattatttttatagtatttttaaaaaaaaatcaggaaaatcACAGATTATCTATTATtaactttaaattatttaagcaaaaaaaagacatgcacaTGAATTTACATTACAAATTGATTTCAGTACACaatataaattcagtaaaaaaaaaaaataataaaaaaaagtagttgTAGATCACTTAGCATTAAGAGGTCAAGGTCAGAAACTGAAACGGAAGTTGTCGCAATTTGAAAAAATTCGAGAAGTAGTTCCAGAATTTTTTGCATACTAACGAAAGTCCTGAGCTTCACAATGGAGTTAATCCTCCGACAGACAGTACCTGATTCAGAGTCTCATTTGAACCGCATCAGCTTGACAACACCTCCAGGCAAAACTCCTCCAGTGTTTCATTTGAGGCCGTACTGTTCAGAAGATCCCGGTTCAACACGGCTCTGCTTGGTAAGCCCCTTGATACAGAGCTGCATGTAGTGACAGCTCACATGCCATATGAGTGGGTGCTCTCATGTCTCGACTCTCCCCGGTTCATGTAGACAGCTTGAAAAAGAGACTTTTCTCCGTGAGACAGCAGGCAGTGACACAGAATGACTACAGATACATCACCTGCATGGCAACACTTAGAATCATTCCCAAGTATGTGCGATGCTCGTGGCTGCACATGGCAAATATTCAACGAAGTATTCTGTGCTCATTCTTCATAAATACTCATGTACCATGTCTTCAACCACATCTGTTACAGTTGTAAAAAAGATTGGTTTCATGATTCTAGTCACCAGAAGACTCTATAGAACTTTCTTCTAGATTATGAACTACTTCTCACATCGTCGCTGCTTCCTTTAGGCCTAGCATAATTATCTATCAATAGATAATACTTACAActaatatatatactatatataatctAATAGGATCTTTGTAAGAAACATAGTACTTTACAGTTTGTCATAACAAATATGAAGGTATATGTGTCGTTAGTGGATTAGAACTTTCTTTATACAGGAAGGTCGCGCTGTTGCATGGCGACATTCAAAAATCGTCTGGCTCATccataatacaataaaataaaatgcattttgttcaGTGCATAAAAGAACTTTAGattgatgtattttttattactttatttttaatcaaagatGATTAGATTAAGGAATAACAAATGAttctaaatttaaataaatgcttttgtcATTTAGCAATTGCTGGCTAGCTTGTTATTTATATTGAATCCacgaattttattttttgaacatTGTTTATATCAAGTAAGCAGAAGTACTGCAGCAGAACCGCGGAGGAAAGTCCTACCACTCAATTCTCTAAATGACTGACATTAATAAGCACATTATGTTCATGCTGTCATACCAGCTCATTTTTGATTATTGTACTCTCACATTATGcttaatttaaaatgatgaaataaatttGTCACAAACAAATTAtgctaatattttaaataaatggttacaatatttgtgtttttatattatatttattcttttgttctTATAGAAACTGAACTCTAGTACTTATAATTTAATTTGTGTTGTTCTTACccattaagtaaaaaaaagaccagATACACCCACAGTCGTAACCCTCATTAAACAAATATTGGCATGCTACTAGGCAGTCCATCTTCCGTCCCTCCCCTTGACAGACTGATATTTTAATTCCCATTTCAATTTCGAATATGGTTACTTTGCAGGCCAGAAAACACGTATAATGTaccttatataataataatatttattctttatagcTTTTAGAAACAGGATAAGTACAGACTTATgattaaagcaataaaaagcTAATTTCGTTGCACCAAtatacgaaaaaaaaaaactttatgaaTCCATGTGATCAAGCAGAGGTTCAGAAACGATCGTCATTGAACACGAGATGCAATGTTGTAGTAAGAAAGTCGAGTTCTCCTTGCCCTCAATTGATCTGATCATTTCTATCTTTAACCTCAGGCTACATGCTAAAATTGATGTGTCTGAGCGTTTTAAGATGCGTTCACATCTGTGGTACCTTGCAAAAACAGTTGTGTCCAAAATCTGTGTTCATTCCGTTTGACAGTTGAATGAACATTCTTTGTAGCACTGTGTAAAATGCTAGCTCTGGATGAAGCACAATATTCCTACTACTGGAGAACTCATGCTGGTTGGGTCCTCAAAATCAGATGCTTCAATCAagtttgttctttaaaaaagactGTTATGATCTACATACGTTTGACTAGAAATTAGAATAATTTGATATCTAAATATCACGTCCTGGCCTTGGCATGCgctattattcttttatttatacaactacatatatataatattaatcggATTTGTGTAGATCCTCTACCTTACGCTTGTATCAAATGAAGTGAAGTGTCCTCACATCTTCACGTTTACATTCTAGAATTTAGATTTAGAACTTACGTTCATTCGTCACAAGTACGTGCGCACGTCGCCTTTGCCTGTTGCCATGGCGACGCTATGCCGCATAATTTAATTCATAAATACTAATTACGTAATTAATACCTACTGTATACATACCTACTATATACATAATACCTACTATATACATAATACCTAATTACGGGATGCTTGTGTAAGAACATCACATCAGTAGTCCTTTACAGGCATTCTGTCACTAACATAATAATGATGAGGGTGATTATTATGATGTCGCTTAGTGCGCATGCTCAGAAGCGACGTTCTTTATACACGGAAGTGTCGCGTTTGCCTGTTGCTATGGCGACGCCATGCCGCCAATTTTAACCTACTATTTAATAACATCGTTTCATGTGGTTCATTCCATTTAGAAGTCATCAATAAAATTAACAAATGCATTTTTGATGTCTGAAGGTGCAAAGTAAGAAATGAAATACATTCTAAGCAAATATGTGAGATGTAAGTTTTTTAGTTACTTTGATTATATTTGAATTCAAATGAAGGATTCTGATTTAGATTAaggaatgaaacaaaaatgatgatcttaaatgtttataatgacaCATGGCCTTTTGTTCAGTGATTAGAGCCACAACTTTGAACATGGCTATATGGCTGTGGTTAGATTGTGAATGTATTTTAGAAAATTCACAACAGAAATTTTATTCTCTTCTGAACAACattagcattttaaataaaatcaaaggtAATGAAGGTCACAGGAAGCTGATCTGCAGTGCTGGACACCAGTTCTGGGAGAGGAGAAGTTTCGCTACCTAGCCATCAGAATTGCACTACTAAAGTTGACtgaacattaaaatataatgctGACAGTTTGTACTGTTTCCAGATAGCTAGTTCATTTACACAGGAGACTCTTAGTATTTTGATGTATTGTAACATTACATTCAACATTTATTGTCTTCTTAACTCTGAGTAAAGGAATGACTTTATAGGAACTAAATGTTCTGATCTTCTACAACACTGAAATTATTGCtaagattcattttaaataagatTAGTGTTATCAGTAGTACTTTGGCTACCTGTAGCTTTCGTGCTTCTGTTATGAGGTTGGTGCTGTGATTTTGCCCTGCTTATGCctctgtctctttgtttcttttgcatCCTGTGTGGATTCACACCTGAACTGTGTCCTAGGTCggatcattatt is a window of Tachysurus vachellii isolate PV-2020 chromosome 3, HZAU_Pvac_v1, whole genome shotgun sequence DNA encoding:
- the LOC132842299 gene encoding ankyrin repeat domain-containing protein 9-like codes for the protein MLEDMRYMEIFHWEECSHQRTYTPSEALMYAIVHDHRAYAQYLVNEFSDGAFCHAGENVCCSHSSAPHLALAVHYNRKEIMALILQETSWSYMNRGECEHMDEGRTPLHMACELLHSDAVMLLLASGASPQAEDRDGMTPLDLILEQLRASKVNTRAKMLCLERLLMFKPELRFKMKSSLKNDPEYWSNVLGEETFNYLVGRTPGTLFLLAMQTILAQLPSREFFKSLDELPVPVFLKPL